GGTGCGGCAGACGGGCTGCGCCATGGGGCAGCGCGGGTTGAAGGCGCAGCCGGGCGGGATGTGCAGCAGGTTGGGCGGCAGCCCCTTGATGGCGTAGAGCTCCTGGCCCTTCTGGTCCAGGCGCGGGATCGAGTCCAGCAGACCCCGGGTGTACGGATGGGCGGGTGCGGCGTAGATCTCGTGCACGGGGGCCGATTCGACGATCCGGCCGGCGTACATGACGGCGATCTTGTCGGCGACGTCCGCGACGACGCCGAGGTCGTGGGTGATCAGGATCAGCCCCATGTTCAGTTCGCGCTGGAGCTCCGCGAGCAGGTCCATGACCTGGGCCTGGACCGTGACGTCCAGGGCGGTGGTGGGCTCGTCGGCGATGATCAGCGCGGGTTCCAGGGCCAGCGCCATGGCGATCATGATGCGCTGGCGCATGCCGCCGGAGAACTGGTGCGGGTAGTCCCCCACGCGCTGCCTGGCCGCCGGGATCTTCACCCGGTCCATCAGCTCGACCGCCTTGGCCCTGGCGGCCTTGCGGGAGAGGCCGCGGTGGACCTCGTACATCTCGCCGAGCTGGGCGCCGACGCTCAGGACGGGGTTCAGGGAGGAGAGGGCGTCCTGGAAGATCATGGCCATTTCGTTCCCGCGGATCTTGCGGCGCTCTTCCTCCCGCATCCCGAGCAGGTCCTTGCCCTGGAACAGGATCTCGCCGCCCGCGATCCGGCCCGGCGGCACTTCGAGGATCCCCATCACGGCCTGCGCGGTCACCGACTTCCCGGAGCCGGACTCGCCGAGCACGGCGAGGGTCTCGCCCGCGTCCACCGAGTAGTCGACGCCGTTGACGGCCTTGGCGACCCCGTCGCGGGTCGTGAACTCCACGTGCAGGTCGCGCACTTCGAGCAGCATGGGCGGGGGCTCCTCAGCGCAGCTTGGGGTCGAGGGCGTCGCGCACCGCGTCGCCGAGCATGATGAAGGCCAGCACGGTCAGGCTCAGCGCTCCCGCCGGGTAGAGGAGCA
This Streptomyces sp. NBC_00539 DNA region includes the following protein-coding sequences:
- a CDS encoding ABC transporter ATP-binding protein; translated protein: MLLEVRDLHVEFTTRDGVAKAVNGVDYSVDAGETLAVLGESGSGKSVTAQAVMGILEVPPGRIAGGEILFQGKDLLGMREEERRKIRGNEMAMIFQDALSSLNPVLSVGAQLGEMYEVHRGLSRKAARAKAVELMDRVKIPAARQRVGDYPHQFSGGMRQRIMIAMALALEPALIIADEPTTALDVTVQAQVMDLLAELQRELNMGLILITHDLGVVADVADKIAVMYAGRIVESAPVHEIYAAPAHPYTRGLLDSIPRLDQKGQELYAIKGLPPNLLHIPPGCAFNPRCPMAQPVCRTDVPPLYEVTESPVPRTTACHFWKECLHA